The genomic segment CCCAAGCCCCGCACATCCTCACAGACGCGCGTTTCtcgccccccgcccccctccccgccgcccggccccgcggggcgcagcaggcaggcaggggcagcagctgcgcggcccccccgccccgcccgccgcgctcGCTCCGCTCCGTTCCGTTCTGTTCCGTTCTGTTCCGTTCGGCCGCGCTGATGCGGGCTGACAGCCCGGAGCGCCGGGCGCTGCGCCGCGGCCCCGGCTATTTCGGTCTCCGCTAATTTGCTCCGTGTTGGGCGGGGGGTCGCGCTCCGGTCAGCCCTGCCTGATACTATATTCCAGTTTGTTCCGGGAAAGGTTCTGCTGTCACCTCCCCTCAGCCGTGATGTGCTCCTCGAACCGTGAATGCACCGCGGCTGGGGACCCGGCCGGGTGAGCCCCGCAGCTCGCTCGGcactggggacaccccgggCTGGGGGCGCCCCCGACCCCCCGCTGCggctggggagagctgggggtgGCGGGGCCCCAGAGGGCAAGGGGAGGTGTGGGGGCTATAGGTGCCGGTGGGATGTACCCCCACGCAGCCACCCAGGAACCTGCTGCCGTGTCCCAGTGTCACTCCAGTGCAACCCAGCTGGGCCCAGCGTGTCCCCATGGGTGGTACCGGAGCCCAGCGTGTCCCCATGGGGTTCTAGGGCAGTCCagtgtgtccccatggggtgatACAGGAGCCCAGTGTGTCCCAATGGGGTTCTAGGGCAGTCCagtgtgtccccatggggtggTACAGGAgcccactgtgtccccatggggtgatACAGGAGCCTAGTGTGTCCCCATGAGATTCTAGGgcagcccagtgtgtccccatggggtctcaggccaccatgtccccatgtggTGGTACAGCAGCCAaatgtgtccccatggggttgTAGGGGAgcccaccatgtccccatggggtggCAGAGGAGCCCAGCACATCCCCATGGGGTTGCAGGGCAGCCCAGCATGTTCCCATGGGTTGGTACAAGAGGCCCCCCCAtgcccctgccccacactgGCCCCATGCGATGCCACCAAGGTCCCCAGCCCACGCAGCTCCTCGGGGGGTGGTTGAAGcccagcagggctggagaggtgccccgggaccccccagctgtgtgctgtggGGTGCTGGGTCCCCCGGGAGGCCCAGATGcctgttggggtgcaggggagccCCCCATGGCCCTGGCTCCCCACTGCCCTATGGTGAAAAAATCTGTGGCTGTGGGTGCTTCCCTGGCCTTGGGGTGCCCGATCTGGGGTTCACCCCTGGCTCTGGGGGAGGCCCTGGGGTTCCCATCTAGATTTGGGGTGCTCCCTGGATCTGGGGTCCCATCTCCCCTTgtcaggggtttgggggtcccatGTCCCCTCGGCAGGACTTTGGGGGTCCTGTATCCCCTTGGTAGGGGCTTGGGTAGGGGTTTGGGGTTCCCCTCTCCTCTGGGTGGGGGTTCGAGGGTCTCGTCTCCCCTtggtgagggtttgggggtcccgTGTCCCCTGTTTGGGGGTGCAGCCGCCGCTGCCCAGCCCGGGTCTCCCGAGCCTGGACTGCCCTCTAGTTTCCCAGCTGGTGAGGACACAGCGGGGACCTCCCGGGGTGACAGCTCCGCAGGACACCCGGCACACCCCACGGGTGGCACCGCCGAGGCTGGGACGTGGCTCTGGGGCTGGTGTCCCTCGGTGAAGGGACATGGCGCCAGGACATTGTCACCagctgtccccttgtccccccggGGACGCCCCTGGGGGTGAGGGGTGCGGGAGTGacccagcacccaggggtgACCCGCACAGCGGGGGGGATGCTGGTGCCCGGGGGCGGGTGTACACACATTGcaccccactgcacccccatAGCATCAGCACCCACACAACAGCAGCGCCCCAGGGACCCCCGAACCCCTGGGTCCCACCCGCGGGGGCAGCCCCTGGGTGCCCGGGcagggggtcccgggggggccgggggctcGGGCTGTGTCAGCCGGGGATTAGCGAGGCCGGGATCTGCCTGAGCCCCTGATCCCGCTTAGCGCCGGCCCAGGCGGGGCTTAGAGGCCCCTGACGCCACCTGCAGCGTCACCAGGTCCCCTGCGCCCCTGAGGACACAAagcgggggggggaagaggtGGCATCGCCTGTGGGCTCTGCTTTCCTGGGctgacccccaaatcccccccgaGACACACGCCGGAGTCCCCCGACACGGGTGGGGGGGATTCCCGGGTGGGTGATACAGGGCGGGCACCCCCGGCGCTGCACCCATCGGGGgacaccccctgcaccccacgaCCTCGGCCCCTCCGTGGGCTCCCGGGgggtgcccagcacagccccacggCCACCCGTGGGTGCAGGTGCATGTCCCTCTGGTGGcaccgcggggccggggggtgGCAGCGCGGTGACATCGGCTGGGCGACGCCACCAGCTACAAATCCGCTCCTGTCAGGCGGAACAAATCCTTCCCGCCCGCTTTATTAACTCGTTTTcagcccccgccccccccggctgCCGGCGCGGGAGAGAACTAGGTCAGGCGTGTGCCTGTGCCGCGGGGCACCCACGcgtggggggacacgggggacacggggggacacgggggggcaaggggggacacgggggacggGGTCACCCCGGCACCCGTCGCACACATAGGCGGCCCCACGGGTGAGCACACGCCGCCCCCCGCGTGGGCATGGCCACGCACAAGCGTATGCACAcaaatggggaaactgaggcacggggcGGGAAATGCTGCGGAAAGGGGGGATTGGCCTGGGgatgtccctgtgctgggggatcctgtgtccccccccccggCTCCCCCTTCTCCGGCCCCGCCCTGCAATAATATCAATTAGCGGTGCACAGATCAGCGCTAATGAGCGGCGCCGGCAGCTCGGCcgccccctgacccccccggcTCTGCCTCCGAGGGCCCGACCCCCCCAGCACCGGGACCTCCCCCCCAGCACCGGGACCCCCAcccggggctgagccggggggAGCTGGGAAATGCTGAGTCGGCAAAACCGCTTGTCGCGGGGGGGTGGGTGGTGTGGGGGGTGGGTGCTCAGGATAGGGAGGTTGAAGGGCCGGGGGGGCCAGGAGCCGTCTCTGTCCTCATCCCTGTCCtcttccctgtccccatccctgtccccatggtgCACGGGGCAGCACGGGCAGGCAGGTGGATCTGGGGGTGACACAGGTGACCTCCCCCAGTGAAAGGTCTATGGGGACGAGCCCCACGCTCGGCCCAGACCCTCGAAGCTGctgcccccccaaaaccacacTGCAGCGCCCCCCATGCAGCCAGTGACACAGGAGCCACCCTGAGCTCCGGTGGGACCACCCGGTTGTCCCCAGCACCGCGACCCCACAGTGACCTGAGCTCGGTCCCTGATGCTGCCTCCCCCATGGTCCCCATGTCACCTCTCTGTGCCCCCCATGTCATCTCCCCATGCCCTTCCAGATGTCACCTCCGTGTCCCCTCTGCCAACGTCGGGCTTGGAGCACAAATGCCACCTCACTGCCGGTGGTGCCGGCGACCAGCTGGTGGCCGTCGTGCTGTCCCCGCAGGACTGGGGACAAAccgcccctgcagccccaaaatgggatggatggaggggtggaggggtggatggatggacagatggatggatgggaggatggatggatggatggacggatggatATATGGAGGGATAGATCAAGGGAtaggtggatggatggatgggtggatggatgggtggatggatggaaggatggatggatggatggatggatggatggatggatggaaggatggatggagggataggtggatggatggaaggatggaaggaTGGGTGGAAGGATGGATgaagggatggatggatggatggatggatggagggatggatggagtGCCAGACAGACGGACGCTATGGGAACGGCCAGCAGAACAATACGGTACCTACCGCACAGACGCAATCTCTGGAAACACAAAGGGGTTCTGGAGCCGGAGGAAGATGCCGGGCGTGAGGAAGGGCAGACGGACAGAGCCCGTGTCACCCAGGCGTCCATGGTTCTGCCCTCCCAGGGCTCTTGTTGTCCCGCTGCTCCCGGTGCGGGTGGCACAGCGGTGGCCGTGAGCTGTGCCGAACCCAACCGTGCTCCATCACCCGGTGTCACCGcgctgggatggggatgggttCGAGGGGACAGCTGCTCGGGTGGCCGCTCCCAGGTCACCCCAAATCTGTCCCTGAAGGCCACCCGGCCATGGGGCAGCATCCAGCCCCTCCGCAGCCGCCAACCCCGTCCCAGCGCCGCCCCGAGCCCCGTTTTGCCGCTCATCGgacccttcctcctccacctgggGTGGACCCGGTGATGGCTCCATCCTCACCCACCGCCACGGCCCCTTCCGCAGCCCACCGGCGGCGGGACGGATCCGGACCCCCCAATATCTCCCAGCCCCCCAAGCCGGGCGCTGCCGCGCTGTGCCGAGGGCGGCAGAGCCGAACGGAAGCGCCGCGGCGGGGCCTTCCTCCCGCAGCTGTCCCTCCTCTGCCTCGCCAGGTGGGTCCCGCAGGGCACCCCGGGGTGCTCGGGCTGACCAAGCGGGGCTGGGGCGACCTAACAAAGCGGGGCTCAGCCCGACTTAATGAAGCGGGGCTCAGCCCACATCCCCACGTGCCGATGTGCCCTCTCTGTCCTGGTGTCCTCGCTCGTCTTCCCCGCACCCACCCAGGACCCAACGGCAGCTTCGGGGCCGGAGCCACCCAGGGGTGCCTGGGGTCCCCTGGGGAATTCCCGGCTCCCGCACCCCGTTTCTGGGGGGTGCGGAGGGGAGCAGTGGAGGAACCGGGGGGGATTTGCTGCCTGTTTGCCCACAGCCCCCAAATCGCCATATCTTACCCCAAGCTGGTGACGAGCCCACGCGCCTCCCACTCGCCCGGGGTTGGCGTGGCTGGTGCCACCTCTCGCTCTGGTTGGAGCCGAGATAGGGAAGTCACCGCCGCCGGGGGGGACAGGCTTGGGGACAGGCTTGGAGGTCCTGGGGACCGCTGGTCTCTGGTCCCCATCCCTGGGCGAGATgctcccagcaccaccccaTCGTGTCCCTGGCACCGAGGGTGACATCCAGCCCGCGTGGGGACGTCGCTGTCCCATCCCACGGGCCTCACGGGACACCCGCCACAGCCCCACGGACTCGCCCCATGGACTCACCCCACGGACTCACCCCACAGCTCCCGGCCCCTTGGCAGCCGCCGGCGGCTCTGCTCAAACTTGGCCACAAGTTGAGACAAAGGCAGcgggtccctgtcccctgtcccctgtccccagacAGCTTGGTGCCACCGCACTTAATGAGGGCACAAGGGCGGTGGGCTCAGGGGctgctcacacacacactcaccgCACATTaacccttccccttcccctgctgcTCCGCTCCCCCCGTCTTTGGGGCAGCTGGGGATTTTTGGGGGGCTCCCCTGTGCCCATGGTGCTCCCTGCACCTGCTGTTGGCCTTGGGGGGTCCCAGGCTCAGCCCCCCCAGGATTCCCACTCTGCGAAATGCTTGGGAAGGATGCGGGTGTCCCCCGGTGCCTTTGTCCCCTGAGCCACGCAGAGGGGGTGACCACAGTTCCCATCCCACCGGGACCTCTGCagcaccctggggacatggggcacccccagcccatGTCTCAGCCTGTGCCCCACGGTTTGGGGGAGCCCCAGAAGGGCTGAGCCAGCGGGGGGGCCCTGACCCCGTCCCTCACCGGCTGCTCCGCTGGTGTCCCCGTCCCAGCACCCCAGACCAGAGACCCCCGGCAGCAGTGACACTGCTGGGCCACACGTGGGGTGACCTGGTGTGTCCTGCAGGCTGGGACCGGCCCCTGCCCACGGTCACTGTCCTGCCACCCCCATCTTGTGACACCCGCTCCTCACCTCCCTCTGCCGCCCCGTCTGCCCCCGCCTCCTCTTTCCATTCTGATATGTTCATCCAGCCGCCATCTGCTCAGCCACCCACCTCTCCACCCGCCCCGCCATCCTTTCATCTCTCTGCCCTTCTATCccatccatccgtccatctatccatccatcctcTTCATCCATCCGCCCCTCTGTCTCCTCCATCTGCCCCTCCATCTTCTCCATCCACCTGCTCAGCCATCCAGCTCTGCAtcctctccagccccaccacccTCCCCATCCGTCTGCACTTCCATCTTCTCCATCGCtctgtccatccatccgtccatccatcaGCCCCTGTGCCCCTCCAtctgctccttccctccttccttcctcccacccaTCCTTTCATCCTTCTGCCTgtcttctccatccatccatccatccatccatccatccatccatccgtccatccatccgtccatccatccatccatctgtccatccatccgtccatccatccatccatccgtccgTCCGTCCATCCATCTACCCCTCCATACCCCACCTCCTCCATCCACctccccccatcccagcccccGGTGCAGAGGTGGCAGCAGCGCGCAGTGTCTGTCACCCGCTGTCACCCGCAGAAGGGGCCGCGGTGCCCGGGGGGGGCTCAGCTGCCACCCCCTCCATCCGTCAGCCGATGGAGCTGACAGCCGCTCGTTAGCGATGCCCTAATGAGGGCAGGGGTGTCCGCTCCTGGTGGGGGGAGCCCCGAGCCCTTGTCCCCCACGAGGGACGGATCAGGACGGGGGTGCTGTGGTGGCTCCTGGCGCAGACACGTCCTGTGCCCGTGTCTGGTGACGCGCGGCGGGACACAGGGACATACACAGGCAGAGATGCTGGTTGGGAAGGAGCGcggagcagagctgagccaggccCAGGCCCCTTT from the Columba livia isolate bColLiv1 breed racing homer chromosome 4, bColLiv1.pat.W.v2, whole genome shotgun sequence genome contains:
- the TEX261 gene encoding protein TEX261 isoform X9, translated to MGTRDQRSPGPPSLSPSLSPPAAVTSLSRLQPEREVAPATPTPGEWEARGLVTSLGAVTPGDGARLGSAQLTATAVPPAPGAAGQQEPWEGRTMDAWVTRALSVCPSSRPASSSGSRTPLCFQRLRLCAAGLYYLAELIEEYTVVTRRIIKYMIWCWLYSTTTWRSSTSPRNITCSPRFSPTSRSACG